The genome window GGCCCATCGCGCAGAACGGTCAGGTGGTCATCGCGCCCATGATGTATCTGGCGCTGTCGTATGACCACCGGATCATTGACGGCAAGGAAGCCGTGCAGTTCCTGGTCATGATCAAGAACCTGCTGGAAGACCCGGCGCGTATGCTGCTGGAACTGTAAGCAACGTTGTTCTGAGGCGGCCTCCTTCCATTGGAGGCCGCCTCTTTATCGTCGGCCCCGGCGCAGCCCTCTTCCGGCATGATGCCCGTGGCCACCACCTGCGCCGCCGTCCGCCGGACCTGTGGCAACTAGTCCGGGAATTCCTCCAGCGCCGGCCGCTTGAGCGCCAGCAACCGCCCGAACGTCATTTCCGGGTGTGCTGCCGAACCGCCCCCGCCTGGACCCCAGGTCAACAGCATCGGTTGCAGGGCGTCCAGCGCCCGTGCAAGGTGGGCATCGGGACTGTGCCCGGCCTCGAACTCCTGCCACGCGGCCTCAAATGTTTCACGCTGGTCCGGCGGCAACTGACCAAACAGCTGCGCCGCCTCAAGCTCGCGCCGCACCTGCTGCGCCCGGCCTTCCTGGGACTGGTCAAAATGCGTGTCCCCGGCGTAAACCACCAGGTCGTGGAGAATCAGCAGTTCCGCCACGCGGCTGAGCTGCGTGCCGGGCGGCGCGTCCTCACCCAGCGTCAGGGCCATCGGTGCCAGATGCCAGGAGTGTTCGGCGCGTTTTCAGGGCGCTCCCCGCCGTGTAGCCGCGTCGTGCGCGTCACCTCTTTGAGGCGGTCACATTGCAGCGAGAAGGCCACCTGTGCACCGAGTCTGAGCATGTCGGGCAGCATAACTGTCCTCCGCCGTCAGGCTTTTGAGAGACGTCCTGGCCTAAGATCCCCACCATGACGGTCATGCCGGAGACAGCACTGCGCGGACGCCTGGGCACCCTGGGCGAGGGCCTCGATCTGCACGCCGGATGGGACGGCCAGCGCCTGAGCGGGCGCGTCGGCAGCTTCACGGCGGGACACGACATCGTGGTGGCCCTGACGGCAGATGGACTGGCCGGCCGGGTGGGCCGCTTCACGGGCGGCTTTGACCTGCGGGCCGAGGTGCTGGCTGGGGAACTTCACCTTCATCTGGGCGGCGTGGACGGCAAAGACGCCCGCCTGGACTTCACGCCGGACGGGGCGACAGGCCGGTACGGACGCTTCACCGATGGCCTGGACATTTCTCTGCGCCATTACGCGGGCGAGGTGCGCGGACGCTTCGGCGGCTACACGGGCGGCACCGACTTCCGGATGGACCTGGGCAACGTGCCGCTGCCGCTGGCGGCCATCCTCGCCGTCAGTGCGCTGTGCCTGTGGCGTGGGGACGTGGCCCTGACAGCGAAGCTGGACTGACGCCACAGGCACAGCATGGGTCACCCAGGACCTGTCACCCAGCGCCAGCGCCCGCAGGTGACCCGGTTCAGCCTTCAGCCGCTCCGGGTTGCCCCGCCAGCCTCCTGCTCCCCCACCGCGCTCTTCAGCCGCCGCAGGATTGCTCCCATACCGCGCAGGCGCATCGGCGTGATCAGTTCGGACAGGCCCATATTCATGTAGAAGTCGTCGGGGACGTTCAGGATAGTCTCGGGCGTGGCCCCGTTCAGGGCCTCGTGCAGGATGCCCGCGTAACCACGCACGGTGGGGGCTTCCTCCGGCACCTTGAAGTGCAGGTTGACACCGCCCTGGCCGTCCTGCTCGGTCACCAGGAAAAAGGGGCTGGTGCATTCCGGCACCGGCTGCATGAATTCCGGGTGTTCCACGTACTTCTCGGGCAGCGGCGGCAGCTTGCGGCTGTATTCCAGCAGGGCCTGCAGGCGCAGCGACTTGGGAGCGCCCTTGAACATGCCCATGATGCCCTGGAGCTTGTCGGGCAGCGCGGCGTTGGCAGAAGAGTCAGAGGTCATGCGTTACTGTACCGCCGCGTTACACGGCGGTACGGTGAGGTTTGTCCAGTTGATATGATTGGTCAACTGGTCACCGGAGGCTAGACTCTCTCTACGAACTCTGGAGGTTCCCTATGGACACTGCAAACAACGGATACGCAAAAGACGTGCTGGTCAACACCGACTGGGTGGCCCAGAACCTGAACACCCCCGGCGTGCGCCTGATTGAGGTTGACGAGGACATCCTGCTGTACGAGACGGGCCACATTCCCGGCGCGGTCAAAGTGGACTGGCAGACCGACTTCTGGCACCCGGTGGAGCGCGACTTTATCGGCCCCGACGAGGTGGCGGCGCTGCTGGGTCGCCTGGGCATCGGGCCTGATGACCAGATCATCCTGTACGGCGACAAGAGCAACTGGTGGGCGGCCTACGCGTACTGGTTCCTGTCGTACAGCGGCGTGCCGAACCTGAAGCTGATGAACGGCGGCCGCCAGAAGTGGATGGCCGAGAACCGCGAGGTCAGCACCGAGACGCCCAGCCACGCCCCCACACAGTACCCTCCGCTGACCCGCGACGAGAGCCTGCGGGCCTACCGCGACGAGGTCCGGGCGCATCTGGAAAGCGTGCAGGCCGGACAGGGGGCACTGGTGGATGTCCGCAGCCCCGACGAGTTCTCGGGCAAGGTCACGCACATGGCGAACTACCCGCAGGAGGGGGTGTTGCGCGGCGGTCACATTCCCGGCGCACGCAGCATTCCCTGGGCGCGGGCCACCAACGAGGACGGCACCTTCAAGAGCGCCGACGAGCTGACCGAACTGTACGCGGGCGAGGGCGTGACCCCCGACAAGGACGTGATCGCGTACTGCCGCATCGCCGAACGCAGCAGCCACAGCTGGTTTGTGCTGCGCGAGCTGCTGGGCTACCCCAGGGTCCGCAACTACGACGGCAGCTGGACCGAGTGGGGCAACGCGGTCGGCATGCCCATCGAGAAAACCTACAGCGAGGCCTGATCGCCGGGGGGCATCCGCCCCACCTGGGGGAAACGGTGTGCGGTTTCCGGCATTCATGGCCCGGCCCGGCAGAGTGCCGTGAGAACCGCAGGTCTAGGCTGCGGCCATGATATTCGTGGTGGTGGTGGCGCTCTTGCTGCTGGCGGCAGTGTGGTGGCGGGGCAAGGGGCGACATAGGCTGCGTCCGCCCGGCACCGCCCATCTGGACGAGGAAACCGCCGAGCGGCCTGAGCTGGACCCGGCTGCGGTGGCCGCCGCCCGCGCCCGCATCTCCCAGGCGGTGCCCGACGAGGTGCTGTCCGACGTGCTGCTGGACGCCAGCCCCACGCAGGCTGCCCGGATGTTCTCCGCCGTGCCTGCCTCCGTGATGGCCGACGCCCTGGGCCACGGCCACGACGAAGCGCAACCCCGTGCCAGCGCCGCCGAACTCGCGCAGCTTCAGGGCGCGGGCAGTGCCGTGGACAATCTGGAAATCTTTAGTTTCCTCCCCGACGAGTCCCTGGCAAGCGGGGGAACCACCCGCTGATTGCCAAGATCGCCCAAGCCTGAAGACTCAAGCTTGAAGAACTGAACCCACCTGAACCTGCAGACTGGAGGCCGCCGGGCGCGGCCCTCCGGTCTCTTTTTATGGCAGGTCCACTCCATCAGGTGCGGCTGGGCAATCCTGACCTCGCCTCTGTGGTGTGCGCCGGAGCGTTGGAATATCTGCTTCTGAATGCCGCCGCCTCATGGCTGAAAGCCACACGGTCTGCCACGCTGCGGTGGGAACTGGATCTGTGAGGCAAGGAGGGCAGGTGGCCCGGCTGACCCCGGCATGTCAGGCTCGCTCAGGCGCTACCCTGGAACGCGCATCGACAATCCAACCCTGCCGCTTTCCCGCGGCGAGTGCCGTTGCCTGCTCCTGGAGGTTTCCGCCATGAAGAGAACTGCCCTGTACCTCACCCTGGCCCTGCTCGTTCCTGCCGCTCAGGCCCAACTGGCCCCATCGGCCCCCTCCCAGTCGGTGCCCGGCGACGCCCGCCCCGACGCGCCGGAGCTCAGCGCACGCGGCTCCTATGCGGTGGGCGTGCGCACTCTGACGCTGACCAACCCTGGCCAGCTGGACATTGTGAAAGCCCCCAAGGAGGGTGACATTCCCCGCTATGACCGCCCGCTGACGGTGGAGGTCTGGTACCCGGCGCAGGGCGACAGCGGCTCAGGCAACACGACGTACACCGACGTGCTGGGCAGCGGTCCTGGCAATGCCAACCGGCCCAACACACCGTTCACCACGCCGGGCCGCGCCACGCGTGACGCCCCGCCCGTGGCTAGCTCGGCTCCGTACCCGCTGGTGATCGTGTCCCACGGCTATCCGGGCAGCCGTTACCTGATGACCTACCTGACCGAGAATCTGGCCAGCAAGGGCTACGTGGTGGCCGCGATTGACCACACCGACAGTACCCACGGCGACAAGGCCGCCTTTGCCAGCACGCTGCTGAACCGGGCGCTGGACGACGAATTCGTGCTGGCTGAGCTGGCCCGCCTGGGCGCTGCTGGCAGTGGTTCTCCGCTGAGTGGCCTGATCAACGCGGACAAGACCGCGCTGGTGGGCTACAGCATGGGCGGCTACGGGGCGCTGAACGCGGCGGGCGCGGGCTACGGCCCGGAAATGCTGCCGCTGGTGCCGGGCGGCGCGCTCGCGGCCCGACAGACCGGGAAGTACAAGGTGGATCCGCGCATCAAGGCGCTGGTGGCCTTCGCTCCCTGGGGAGGCGACGCCGCCGTGAAGGGCATTGGCGTCAATACCGGCGGCAAGTACGGTTTCTGGGACGAGGCGGGTCTCGCCGGGCTGAAGGTGCCGACGATGTTCGTGGTGGGAGACCGCGACGACGTGTCGCATTACGAGGGCGGCGTCAAACCGCTGTTCGAGAACGCCGTGAATGCCGAGCGCTACATGCTGGTGTATCAGAACGCCCAGCACAACTCTGCGCCCAACCCGCCGCCTGCCGCGTCGCTGGGCAGCTTCGACGACTACATGCACTACGCCGAACCCGCCTGGGACATGGCGCGCCTGAATAACCTCAATCAGCACTTCGTGACCGCCTTCCTGGACTGGAAACTCAAGGGCAAGGCCGAAAGCGCCGCGTATCTGAACGTGCCGACACCGCGGTCCAACGACATCAAGGTGAGCCGCAACGCCGACGGCACTCCAAAGGCCGACGATACGTCGTGGAAGGGGTTCAAGAACCGCACCGCGAAGGGCATTGAGCTGTACAGATTGATGCCAAAGTAAGCCGCGCTAAAAAGACGGTAAGGGCCGTTATAAAGATGGAGGGAGGGCAGGCGCGGCGGGTGGGGGCCGCGCCCCTTCCCTTTTACCACTGTGACCGCTCTCCTTCAGAGCGCTCTCAACTTTCCCAGACCGCCGCAGCCCATGCTGGGCCATGACCAGCAAAGATTCTGCCAATGGGCGCGAGGGACGCGACACCCGGCCCGCTCCCGCACTGCCGGAAGCGCTGCCCCAGCGCACGCTGCCGGGAGTCCCGGCCCCCACGGGCGACGGCATGGGTGCGGGCGAGGCCACGGGTCTGGTGGGCGGCGACGCCTCCATGACCGAGGCCAATCTTGCGCTGGACACGGATGAGGCGTCACCACCCACTGCCGAGCACTGACCCCCTGTCTGGGCGCATCAACACCGTGGCCGAACTCCAGCATCAGGCATGCCTGTGCTGTGCGCGGCTGCCCCACAAGGTGGGCCACAGGATCTACGCCCTGACCACCATCACGGCCGATCTGCTGATCCTAGCGCGGAACTGGAGCTGTGACATGGTGGGCCACGCAGAGGCAATCAATGAACTGGCCGAGTTCCTGTCCAACCCCAAACACCGGCGGGCCAGACAGCTGAACCTGATCCCGAAACGCGATCAGGTCGCCCCAGGCCACGTGAGCCAACTGCCTGAAGCTGACCTGGGTTCAGATTCTACCCTCGCTCACGCGGCAGCTGGCGGCCCGCCGCGAAGCCCCGTAGCCCGGCTGAAGGGGCAGCTCAGGGCCGGTCCAGCCGCACCACCATCATCTGCTCATGGTGGGCCAGCAATTCTCCATGCTGGCCGTATTCCAGACCGGCGGCGTGCCGCTCGGTGTCGTCCAGACCCTCCGCGTGGGCGCGCAGACGCTCCACTGTTGCGGGTGTGCAACCGGACTGCGCCGTCCACCACGCGAAGTCCAGCCGGTACGGCACCAGGGTGGGCGGCGTCCAGACGAAACCGGCCGCCTCCGCCAGCGCCCGCCACGCCTCCACGGTGCGCTGGGCGTGGTGGCTGGGATCGCGCAGGGTCTGGTAGGTGTCCATCCAGACCTGCACGGCGGGCGTGGGGCTGATCTGATCGGCGATCACCAGCCGTCCACCCACGGTCAGCACCCGGAAGGCCTCGGCGAGAAAGCGGTCCAGATGCAGAAAGTGGTGCGGGGCGTGCCGCGACGTGAGCAGCGTGAACGAGCCATCAGGAAAAGGCAGGGCCTCGGCGCTGCCCACCATGAAGTGGACATTGGCCTGCCCGTCGGCCCCGGAGCGCTGTCGGGCGTGGGCCAGCATCTCCTCGGCCAGATCAAGCCCCACCACCTCGGCCACGAACGGGGCCAGCGCGTGTGCGGTGTTGCCGGTGCCCGTCGCCACGTCCAACGCGCGGTCCTCGGGCGTCGGCGCGGCGTACTCCAGCAGCACCGGCAGGCTGGGGCCGTGCCGGTGAACCTCACTGGCAGCGTACCGGGCGGAGTGGGCATTGAACTGCTCACGGCTGGAGACTGGAGGGGAGGCCATACCCAAGTATGCGCGCCCCCGGACTTCAAGGCTTGGCCGGGAGGAGAGGCGCCGACACAGGCTGTTGGCCGCCGCACAGGCCTTTCGGGTCTCCATAGCCACCTGCCGGGCGAGCGGCGTCTGCGGCGTGCCCCCAACTGCACGGGACCGGGTGGCGGACAGGAATGGGGAGACCTCCGGGAAACGCAGACGCCCAGCAAAACTCGCCGCCCTGACGAACCGGGCGGCGGGCGGGTTGAGAGCGGCGGGGGTCAGTTCAGGGTCTTGATGTGCGCCAGCAGATCGGCCACCTGCGCGTCGCTCAGCTGCGCGTCGGTGAAACGGGGCATCACGGCGCTCAGCTCGCGGCCCTCGGGCAGCACGCCCTTGCGCAGGACGGTGGTGAACTGCGCCAGCGTCCAGCCCCTGGGACCTTCATCGGTGAGCAGGCTGGGGCCGATGCCGCCGCCCGCCTGGGCGCCATGGCAGCCCGCGCAACTGCTGGCGTAGAGGGCGGTGCCGGCCTCGGCGTTGCCCTCGGCGGCGTTGGGGGTGGGGGCCGCATTGCCCGTGCCACCAGCGGCCACCGCTTCCGGCGCGTCCGTGTCCTGCTGGGCCGGCTCGCCGGTGGTGGACCCGGCCACCGCCGGGGACTGCGCAGCAGGCAGATCGCCGCCGCTGCTCTGGACGTCGGTGGGCGTTTCGGTGCCCGGCTCAGTGGTCCCAGTGGTCTCGGTAGCTTCAGTTTCTGCCGCGCCGGAGGCCGCAGGGGCGGCAGCCACGCCGGTGCCGGCTGCTTCGGTGGTCTGCTCGGCGGCGGTGGGCGCTTTGGCCGTCTCGTCAGGCCCGGCCATCAGCCGGGGGGTGACGATCAGCAGGGTCACGCCCAGGACCACGCCCAGGGTCACGCCTGCCATCCAGGAGGCCAGGCTGCCCTCTACCCAGGGGTTCCGGCGCAGTTCGGGGTGCGTTCTGTTCATGGTTCCCAGCATACGCTGGGAGCAGCGGGACGTGCCGCCCCTCCCCCTTTTAGGCGCTCTTTAAGCTGGTCTTCTAGAGGCGGCCTCGACGTTTCCCACGGCATAGCCCGGAAGGCTAGAACAGCGCTTGCGGCGGCGCGGCGCGTTCGTCCTCGGGCCACCACTGCCGCGCGGCCAGGTCGCAGCGCCCAGAGGCATCGAAAGGCACGCCCTCGGCCATCAGCAGGCGCTCCTGCAGGTCACCGAAGCCCAGTTTGTGGGTGCTCACCCGGCCCTGCGCATTGATGACGCGTTGCCACGGCAGTTCCTCGCTGCCTATCAGTCCGTTCAGCACGTATCCGGCCTGCCGCGCCGCGCCGGGACTGCCGGCCAGCAGCGCCAGCTGACCGTAGGTCATCACCCGGCCCGGCGGAATGCGGGCCACCAGCGCCAGTGCCCGCGCCCGGAAATCACCCGGGATGGGGGCGGCACTGCCGGACTCCGCCGCCACCTATTTGCCTGCCCCGCCCACCGCGCCGCCGTCCACGATGCCCGTGACCAGCGCCTCGCGGATACCCTGCGCGATGCCCAGCGCCACGCGGTCCCGGTAGTTGGAGTCCTGCAGGTTCAGGCCGTCGACGGGGTGACTGGTATACCCGATCTCGATCAGCGCGGCGGGAATGCGGCTGTTGCGCAGCACCGCCAGCGACTGGCTGTTCTTCAGGCCCTGCGAGTGCGCGCCCGTCACGCCGATGATGTTGCGCTGAAGCAGCGCCGCCAGGGTGCCTGACAGCGGGTGGTTGGGATTCCACCACGTCTCGATGCCGTAGCCTCGCAGGGCGTTGTGCGCGTCCATCGCGTTGGCATGGATGCTGACGAACAACTGGGTGCCGGGCGTGCCCAGTCCGGCACGCATGGTCAGGTCCGTGTTCTTGTCGGCGCTCAGCTGGCCGTCACGGTCACGGGTCAGGACCACGTCCACCCCGGCGGCCCGCAGCAACGCCGCCGCACGCAGGGCCACGTCCAGCACCACTTCCTTCTCGATGACTGAGCCCACCGCGCCGGGGTCCCGGCCGCCGTGGCCGGGATCAATCACCACGCGCGGGCGCACGTAGCTGGCGCTCAGGGCCAGAATCGCCGTGCCGCGCGCCGCTGGAATGCCCGGCACCGCCGCCAGCAGCTTATCCTGCGGGGCCAGCGGCGTCAGATCGGCCAGGGCGGGCGACAGGTCAATCGCCAGGCGCGACAGCTCTCCGCTGGCCGGCGGCAGCAACTGGGCACGCCAGCCGCTGCGGGGCGTAGTGGGCGCGGCGGTCAGCAGCGTGAAGGTGGCCCCGTCCCGCGACACCTCGGCCCGCCAGGAGCGCAGTTCGGGGCTGACGTTCTGCACCACCTGCGGCGTCACGCTGACCCCGGTCAGTTCGACGCGCAGGCCGATGCCGCCCGGCACGATGCGGTACGCGGTGCCCGGCGGCAGGTCCAGTACGACCCGCGTCTGTCCCGGGTTCTTGCCGATACGCGGGGGGGTCAGCAGCAGACCGCTGGCCACCCCCGGCACCCGCCCCTCCAGCACGCTGGGCGTTTGCGGGTCCACGCCGGGCAGGGCAGGCGCGGGCGGCAGCGCTCCACCCGGCGTGGGGGCCACCAGATCGCCGGGCGGCAGCGAGGTCTGCACCGGGGAAGGGGGCACCGGAGCAGACGGCATCGGGGCGGGAGCGGCCGGCACAGTCCGCGGCACCGAGAGCACGGGGGGAGTCCGCGGCACCGGCGAGACCGCCGGAGGGGCAGCCGTCGTCTGAACCACCGCCGAGGGCGCGGTGCCCTGGGCCACGGTGCGAACCAGCCGGCCCAGCTCCGGGCTGGCCCCACCTTTCAGGCTCACGCCAAAATCCAGAATCAACACCCGGCCGCCGTTGCCGATGGTGGCCTCCATGGCCTGCCAGCCCTGGGTCAGGGACAGCGGGTAGGGCGTGACCAGCGTGGCCTGTCCCCCCCCGGCGCGGTACTCGCTGACGCTGTCTCCCAGCCGACCCGACACGGTGGGCAGCACCCGCGCACCCTGCACGTCCAGCCGCAGACCGCTGAAGGTGGGGGTCAGGGTGTAGGTCACGCCGGCAGGCAGATCAAAAACGACGCGGGTCGTGCCTGCGTTCTGACTGGACCGGGGCTGCCCGAAGGTGGCGTTCTGCACGCCGGTCAGATTGATGGGTGCCGCAGCGGCGCCGGACGCGCCCTGCAGCACAGGCGCGGCCTGGGCCGGGGCCTCGCGCACAAAGGGATCGTTCCCCTGCGCCAGTCCCGCCCCAGCCCCACCCAGAAGCATGGCAGATGAGAAAAAAATGATCTTCTGCTTCATGACGTCTCCCACTATTCAATGTTCAAGGTGAGAAAGACCGCGCCAGCACTCATAAAAAGTCCGTGTACCCCCAACGTGCGGAATCTCACGCAGGACCTATGTGGCAAAGATCATGTCGCGGCGGTTCACGGCAGGACCGGCGCGTCAAACCCCTGCGCGGCCTCCGAGAACAGGCGGTTCCACGTATCGCGGTCCACCACACCGGTCGCGGGCAGGCCGTTGGCCGCCTGAAAAACACGCACGGTCTGCGCGGTGATGGGGCCGTACCAGCCGTCGCCCTGCCCCGGCCGCTGCGGGCGCATCAGCGCGATCAGGCGGTTCTGCACTGCCAGCACGTCCGGGCCGTTGAGCCGGGCGTTCTGCACCTTCAGCGTGCGGCCAAACGGCATGGGCGGGGGGGCCGGGGCGGCGGGCGTGGCACCTTCGGCGGGCACCGAAGACGACGTGTCGGCAGGCAGCGTCGTCGCTGGGCCGCTGGGAGGGGCGGACGTTTCAGGTGCTCCGCCCGCCGGGGCCACGGGCGTCAGGGTCACGTTGCCGATCTGGGTGGTCTCGGCCTTCGGCTCAGGGGCCGGGCTGGCCACCGGTGCTGCGTGGGGCTGTTCGGGCGGCAGGTCCAGATACACCAGCGTCTGGGCACGGCCATCCGGGTCCGGCTGAAGACGCAGGTAGACGTGGCCGCCCGCAGTCTTCAGCCAGTTGTACACGCTGCGCTGCCCGTCGCGGCTACGCCACACGCCGTACAGCCCGTCGGCCATCGCCGCATTCAGCCGCACGCGCGCAGCTTCCACGCCCTCGCCCACACCGACACACTGCTTTTCCGGCGAACCGATCTGCACGAAACTGGCCGGGCAGGTGCGCAGCACGCCCCCCAGCACCTGGGCGGTCTTCAGGGCCGCCGCTTCCAGGTCCGCCCCACCCGGCGCGGCCCCGGCGGCGGCGGCACACACGGCAAGGGCCAGGGCAGCAGCACGCTTCATGGCCCAGTCCTAGCACGCGGAAGCTGACGATGGCTGAGTGACCCCCGCCCGCCGTGCCCGCCACCTTTACTGTTCAGCCGTGACCCTCGCGCGCTGAAGGCCGTGAGACCAGACTGGAACGCATGACCCCCACCCAGGCCAGCACCCAGCGCATCAGCGACGCACCCACCGCCCGTGCACTGCGGCAGAATTTTGCTTTCCTGGGACTTTTCCTCGGTCCACGCTCGCCCAGCGAGATCGCCGCCCCGGCGGGCATGGCAGCCAATCTGGCACACCACCACGCCCGCAAACTCGCCAGTCTGGGCCTGCTGCTGGAAGTGGGGCGAGAGGGCGGCCGGGTGTTCTACCAGCTGGCAGCTCGGGAATTCCGGGTGCCGTGGACCGTCATGCCGCCCACCGATCCGGAAGTCGGCGAGGCGCTGACCCTGCGGCGCCTCACCGACAACTTCTCCCGCGCCTATGAGCGGTCCTTTCTAGCCCTTGGTGGCGAGGCCGAGGAGGCCGTTTTTGGCTTCAGCGATAGTTCAGGCGACTCGGCGCGCCCACCAGCACCCGACGCCAGACCGCTGGAATCGCATCCCAGCCACCTGGAAGCGCTGACCCTGCGGCTGACGCCTGAGCGTTATCGCAAGTTGGTCCATGACCTCAGCCGTCTCCTGGAGGCAGCGGCGGCAGATGGGCTTAAAGATCAGGGACAGGTCTGCACACTCGCCGTCCTGGCCTCGCGCGGCACCCTGGACGGCGGGGAGAAATCCGCTGGAGGCGTCTCGCACACCATCAGTTCTTTTCTGGGTGCAGATTGATCTACGCTTCGGCCTACCGGAACTCCGGCCACGGCCACGTCTTGAAAGTCACTTCCTGCCATCTGGGGTGTATTGCCTCGTCCTCCTGCAAGTTGACCAGTTGGCCCACGGCGCACTTCTGGTAGGCCAGCGGGCTTTACAGCCGCGCCAGTTCCGTCTGCGCCAAGGCAAACCCCGGCCGCAGGCGCAGGGCCTCGCGGTACGCCGCCTTTGCCTCGGCCACGCGGCCCAGCGCGGCCAGCGCCCGGCCCCGCCAGTAGTGCATTTCCTCGTGGGCGGGCACGTCGCGCAGCACCCCACCGGTCAGGCGCAGCACGTCGCCGTAGCGGGCGTTGCGGGCATAAGCCTCCAGCGGGCCGAAGGAATACCACAGTGCACGCCACGGCAATCCGCCCACAGTGCGCGCCGGACGGCTGGGATCGAGTTTCGGGTCCGGGCTGGCCGCAAACGCCGCGTCAAAGGCCCGCGCCGCGCCGCGCGAATCGCCCAGGTTCAGCTTGGCCTGCCCCACGTTCAGCCACGCCACGGCGTCGTTCCTCTTCCCGGCCTCGGTCAGCGCCACCCGCAGCACCGCGCGCCGGGCCATGCGGGCGTCGGCGTGGTAGCCCAGCGTTTTCGTCAGCCGGGCCTCCTGCGCCGCCGGGGCCACCACCAGATACGTGCGCCCGAACGAGCGCCACAGTTCGTCCAGCTCGGCGTAGGTGAACTCCAGGCGGCCCAGGTACGAGTCCAGCGCCGAGAACTTCCCCCTGGCGTCGTCGTAGCCGGTCAGCAGGCGGTAGTGGCCCATGCCGCCGCTGTCGGGTGTCACGAACCACGTTTCCACGATCACCGGGAATCCGGCGGCCAGCAGACGTCGCAGCATCAGCGGGGTGCCGCCACGGGCCAGATGCACCGTCATGCCCTGGCCCCGCGCAAAGGCAGCGAGTTCCCCCGGTGACACGTTCACGTCGTCGCGGGTTGCCTTCAGCCTGGGCGCAATGTCGTACTGGTTCAGGGTGCCGCCCCAGCGGCTCAGGGCCATGCCCACCGTCACGGGGCCGCAGTTGTTCAGCCGCTGGTACTCATGCGTGACATTGCCAATGCTGACCTGCGCGGGCAGCGCCGATGCCGCGCCGAGCACGCCACAGATGAGCAGGGGAAGAAGGGCACGCATCACCCCCCATCCTCAGCAGTCTTCATGATTCAGGACTGAGGCGCGAAGGTAAGAAAAACGCCTTTCTTCAACGGTGGGACCGGAACCACAACAAAAGGGGACGGCGGGCCACTGGTGCACCCGCCTCCTCGAAGTGTGTGGTTCAGGATCGCTAGTTGCTGGTGGGTGGAGCCACCGGGCAGAGGGCCACGCCATCACGCTGGGTGCGGGTGTATTTGCAGCCGTAGTTGGGATCGGCCACCACGCTGGGGGTGGTCACGTCGTCCCCGGCCGGTTTCTGGCCGGTCTTTTCCCAG of Deinococcus aerolatus contains these proteins:
- a CDS encoding HD domain-containing protein, which translates into the protein MALTLGEDAPPGTQLSRVAELLILHDLVVYAGDTHFDQSQEGRAQQVRRELEAAQLFGQLPPDQRETFEAAWQEFEAGHSPDAHLARALDALQPMLLTWGPGGGGSAAHPEMTFGRLLALKRPALEEFPD
- a CDS encoding SufE family protein, whose protein sequence is MTSDSSANAALPDKLQGIMGMFKGAPKSLRLQALLEYSRKLPPLPEKYVEHPEFMQPVPECTSPFFLVTEQDGQGGVNLHFKVPEEAPTVRGYAGILHEALNGATPETILNVPDDFYMNMGLSELITPMRLRGMGAILRRLKSAVGEQEAGGATRSG
- a CDS encoding sulfurtransferase, which produces MDTANNGYAKDVLVNTDWVAQNLNTPGVRLIEVDEDILLYETGHIPGAVKVDWQTDFWHPVERDFIGPDEVAALLGRLGIGPDDQIILYGDKSNWWAAYAYWFLSYSGVPNLKLMNGGRQKWMAENREVSTETPSHAPTQYPPLTRDESLRAYRDEVRAHLESVQAGQGALVDVRSPDEFSGKVTHMANYPQEGVLRGGHIPGARSIPWARATNEDGTFKSADELTELYAGEGVTPDKDVIAYCRIAERSSHSWFVLRELLGYPRVRNYDGSWTEWGNAVGMPIEKTYSEA
- a CDS encoding alpha/beta hydrolase family protein, whose amino-acid sequence is MKRTALYLTLALLVPAAQAQLAPSAPSQSVPGDARPDAPELSARGSYAVGVRTLTLTNPGQLDIVKAPKEGDIPRYDRPLTVEVWYPAQGDSGSGNTTYTDVLGSGPGNANRPNTPFTTPGRATRDAPPVASSAPYPLVIVSHGYPGSRYLMTYLTENLASKGYVVAAIDHTDSTHGDKAAFASTLLNRALDDEFVLAELARLGAAGSGSPLSGLINADKTALVGYSMGGYGALNAAGAGYGPEMLPLVPGGALAARQTGKYKVDPRIKALVAFAPWGGDAAVKGIGVNTGGKYGFWDEAGLAGLKVPTMFVVGDRDDVSHYEGGVKPLFENAVNAERYMLVYQNAQHNSAPNPPPAASLGSFDDYMHYAEPAWDMARLNNLNQHFVTAFLDWKLKGKAESAAYLNVPTPRSNDIKVSRNADGTPKADDTSWKGFKNRTAKGIELYRLMPK
- a CDS encoding class I SAM-dependent methyltransferase; this encodes MASPPVSSREQFNAHSARYAASEVHRHGPSLPVLLEYAAPTPEDRALDVATGTGNTAHALAPFVAEVVGLDLAEEMLAHARQRSGADGQANVHFMVGSAEALPFPDGSFTLLTSRHAPHHFLHLDRFLAEAFRVLTVGGRLVIADQISPTPAVQVWMDTYQTLRDPSHHAQRTVEAWRALAEAAGFVWTPPTLVPYRLDFAWWTAQSGCTPATVERLRAHAEGLDDTERHAAGLEYGQHGELLAHHEQMMVVRLDRP
- a CDS encoding c-type cytochrome; protein product: MNRTHPELRRNPWVEGSLASWMAGVTLGVVLGVTLLIVTPRLMAGPDETAKAPTAAEQTTEAAGTGVAAAPAASGAAETEATETTGTTEPGTETPTDVQSSGGDLPAAQSPAVAGSTTGEPAQQDTDAPEAVAAGGTGNAAPTPNAAEGNAEAGTALYASSCAGCHGAQAGGGIGPSLLTDEGPRGWTLAQFTTVLRKGVLPEGRELSAVMPRFTDAQLSDAQVADLLAHIKTLN
- a CDS encoding MGMT family protein; the encoded protein is MAAESGSAAPIPGDFRARALALVARIPPGRVMTYGQLALLAGSPGAARQAGYVLNGLIGSEELPWQRVINAQGRVSTHKLGFGDLQERLLMAEGVPFDASGRCDLAARQWWPEDERAAPPQALF
- a CDS encoding N-acetylmuramoyl-L-alanine amidase — protein: MKQKIIFFSSAMLLGGAGAGLAQGNDPFVREAPAQAAPVLQGASGAAAAPINLTGVQNATFGQPRSSQNAGTTRVVFDLPAGVTYTLTPTFSGLRLDVQGARVLPTVSGRLGDSVSEYRAGGGQATLVTPYPLSLTQGWQAMEATIGNGGRVLILDFGVSLKGGASPELGRLVRTVAQGTAPSAVVQTTAAPPAVSPVPRTPPVLSVPRTVPAAPAPMPSAPVPPSPVQTSLPPGDLVAPTPGGALPPAPALPGVDPQTPSVLEGRVPGVASGLLLTPPRIGKNPGQTRVVLDLPPGTAYRIVPGGIGLRVELTGVSVTPQVVQNVSPELRSWRAEVSRDGATFTLLTAAPTTPRSGWRAQLLPPASGELSRLAIDLSPALADLTPLAPQDKLLAAVPGIPAARGTAILALSASYVRPRVVIDPGHGGRDPGAVGSVIEKEVVLDVALRAAALLRAAGVDVVLTRDRDGQLSADKNTDLTMRAGLGTPGTQLFVSIHANAMDAHNALRGYGIETWWNPNHPLSGTLAALLQRNIIGVTGAHSQGLKNSQSLAVLRNSRIPAALIEIGYTSHPVDGLNLQDSNYRDRVALGIAQGIREALVTGIVDGGAVGGAGK